The genomic DNA GCCCCCAGGATCTTAAAGTACGGCTGCTGATGATCCAGCGGCTTCTTATGTGCTAGACGCCACCATACCACACTCGATGTAGCTGGGCCAAGGTGAGTGCAGATGATCTGTCCATACCAACGCATGCGAGTTCAGAGATCCCGCAGCAGATCTCTGTGGGCTTTCCTGCACGCAGAGAGCATCTCTGTGTAACTCGAGCTGTAATGCAGGTGGCTCGGACATCTGCAGTCGGTGCATCCAAAGCGCGGCACGGAAATGCAATATGCACCGATCCTCTTGGCAGCCTCGCACTCGAGATCCATATCAGTTGCTGTGGTGATCACATCCCTCAGAGTGGCATGTGGAAGAAGATAATCGATATGCCACCGGCGTGTGGAGTTATCGCCGTTCATCACTGCGACGTGGCGGGATATCCGTTTGAAGCCGCCCGGGCCGCGGGCAGAGCCGGTGTACGCGTAGTATCCCTCCGGAAACAGAATCTCGCCGATAGAGCCCACCCTTATCCTGATCACATGCTCCAGTCCCAGTATCAGGGTGTATATGCCGCGCATCTATATCTCCACATTCGCGTTCTTACACGCCGAGCGCGTTGATCTCATCGATCAGCTCGGCGAAGGCCTCAAGCTCTAGCTCTATGACCTCTTCCTCTGTCATGGAGATGCTCATCTCGCCATCGACCGTGAGCCTGTCCGGCCCTCTCACTATCAGCCTGTCGATCCCATCTCTCGAGAGCTCCTTTTTCACCTCCCTCTCATGCGCAAGCATCCTTCCCGGAATGACGACGGTCCTTTTAACCCTGGAGAGATCTATGTCCCTGAGATCATCGATCGTCATGAGGCATGCGACATCTTTCTTTGTGGCGACGACATTCACGTCTCTACCGAGTGCAGAGAATATCCTCTCGAGCAGCGGAGCAGCAATTGATCCTGTTACGATCGTTGCAGATCTCTTCAGCTCCGGGAGAGATCTGAGTCTGTCGGTATTGTGAGCAAGGGAGAATGGCGCCTTCGTCTCCGGATCCCAGAGTGGGGTTCCGGTTATCCTTATGCTGTACCTCTGATTCATCTCCGTGACAATGCACCTGAACTCCTCAACGGTGTGGACATCCTGCCCTGGGATGATGGGCGCATTTCCCAGTATCAATCCCTGCTCAGGATGGTTTGCAAACCTCATCAGGATCAATCCCTTTGCTCCCATATCCTCAAGATCCTGGCATGTTCGCTCGAGCACCTCCCCGTCGTTCACGCCCTTCAGCAGAACCGCCGCTGCATACACATCACACCTCTCGCAGAAAATCCTCAGATTAGAGAGCGCTGCCTCTGGATGCTTGTCATGCATGTATTTTCGTCTCAGCTCGGGATCTGTTGCGAAGACTGTAAAGGAGACCTCTCTGACGCCCGCATCCACAAGCTCATCCGCCTCGTCGCCCCGCTTGAATCCCTTTCCGCTGGTGTAGCCCAGATGTATCGGGACATTCTTCTGGCCGAGAATTCTCACGAGTTTCAGAAGATTTGGATAGCAGCTCAGGTCGCCGCCACCGCTTATGGTCACCTTCTCCGGCGTGGCTCCATAAGAGGCCTGGGCGACATCGAACACCACTGCATCAAGCGGCTTGAAGCCCGGGTATCCCTCGATTATGGCCCTGGTGCAGTAATCGCAGCCCTTCCTGAACGGAAGACAGTGCTTGCAGCCAAAGGGCGGAACCGGCTTCACGCCCCTGAAGTAGCAGTAGGTACAGAATCCACCGCAATCGATGCCGGGCCTGCCGCCAACATCTGCGAGTATCTCCATGGAAGCGAGTCTGTCCAGGAACATAAAAACCTTTGGCGATCGACACTCTCCTGGAGATCTGCTCAACCGATGTAGCGGACAATCTGCTGATTTTGCAACCGACGGCGACCTCCAGCACATGGTCCTGGAAATCTGCTCAACCGATGTAGCGGACAATCTGGCCAGGTTCGAAGAGATGACAAGATGTCAGGCCATCTGTGGTTGCAGTATCCGATACTGTATTCGCATCGACGAGTTCAGACGTATCCAACCTCGTGGGGATCATGCAGCATTATGCCAGAGCAGTATTCCTGATAGCTTTCTGCTATTCTAGCCCATGATCCTCAACTCCATATGGTCTGGCAAAGGCGATCACCGGGCTGGCAGATTACGGAATGCATCGACTTCATCGCAAAAAAAAAAAACATGCTGCAGGCATTTTTGCTACAATTGTTAAGATTAATCTTAAATAGTAGTATACTAATAATCCATAATCGGTGATAGTATGATGAGATATGTTTTAAGTAGTATCTGCATCACCCTTGTCCTGATATCATGCGCGTTTGCAGACGATGCCATGATACAGGAGATTGGTGTCAAAGCTGCAGAGAAGGCGATGAGCGAGTTATCCTTCCAGAAAGGCGATGAGAACATACTTGTTTTGACGAATGCCGGTTATGCGATCGTCTCAGGCATGACCACCCAGAAGGCGCTGAAGGGCATTACTGAGACAGCAGGCTGCTCTCATGGCGACGGAAACCTCTTTCAGGTTCTAAGGCCGCATTGGAAGCCGCTGTGGTTCTACTTCTTCGATAAGAACAGCAAAGAGGCGCTGTATCTGGAAGTGAAGCCGGAGGCGCTCTCGATGAGTTTGGAGGAGTTGAAAGCTGCGTCGGATGATGCAGTCTTCTCAAAGATCTCAAAGGCAAATGTGGATCTCGATTACCTATTGAATAACACCGATGAAGGTAACAGAACTTTTAACGAGAAGCTCTTCAACGGGAACGAGTTCTCGCTTGTCGGCATCTCGAATGTGTGGGCGAGGAACGCCAGCTTTGACTTCATTCAGGCTACTTCATTCCATGATCATCTCTGCCCTGGAGTCACCAGTGGATACATGATCGCGAAATACGTGGAGAGGGAGCTGCCGATAAACAGCAGTGCCGAGAGCTACAAGGTGATAGCAGTGCCTCCATGGTGCAAGGATGACGCACTCCAGATTCTCTGGGATGCGACGGTCGGGAAGAGCGGCATCTTCGTCATGGCTCTGACGGACACGGAGAAGAATGCGCTCAAGGCGAAGTACAACCAGAGCGACGTTGCGGGGATATTCGTGAGATGGAATGATACCGCAAAGCAGGGGGATGCGCTGGTTCTGAGCTTCAACTGGACCAGGATGTACGAGCTCACGGAGACGAAGGACTGGAAGGGCCCATCCTGGGCGCCGAAGCTCGTGATGGATGTTCGCATGATGGACTACTGGGATGAGCCAGAGATCGCGGTGAGCGTTATAAAGAGATTCCAGGTTGACCAGAACATGCTGGCCCAGCTCCAGAACGCTGGCATGCATCCCCTGAAGGTTGCGGGAGTGATGTGAGGGACAGAATCCCTCCTTTATATTTAGCAACTTTAATGACCTCTACCAATAAATACGACACTTTAGTTGCCAGATTAAATTGATGAGCCAGACTTGTTGCAAGCAATTTCATTAAAGATGTTATTCAATGACAAAGAATTCATATATGTAGGAAAAATTTCATATTAACTTGAAAAGGAGATGTAGAACATGAGCAGGTTGGTAAAGATCCTCTGCACTGCCATGCTGATATCGCTTCTTCTGCCGGCAGTTGCAGAGGAGATACCGGTATACACGATAGCGGACACGACCGGGGACTGGGGGTACCCATCGCCGTACCTCCACTACTCCAGGGGTCCCGGATATGTGCGGATGAGCTTCATCTTCGATACCTTGGTCTGGAAGGACCAGAACGGCTTCGTGCCTGCGCTCGCAGAGAGCTGGGAGTATCTGAAGGACGAGAACGCGTACATCTTCAATCTGAATCCGAACGCGAAATGGCATGACGGCGAGCCATTCACAGCGGACGATGTGGTCTTCACGATCAACTACATAAAAGAGCATCCGTACCAGTGGGTCGACAGCAGCACTGTGGATAGGGCTGAGAAGATCGATGATCACACGGTTAAGATCTACCTGGCGAAGCCCTACGCCCCGTTCCTGGACCAGGTCGCAGGTACACTGCCGATCCTCCCGGAGCACATCTACATCGATGTGACGAAGCCGGAGGATTTCCAGGATGCGAAGGCGCTTACAGGCACAGGACCGTTCAAGCTTGTCGATTACAACAAGGCCCAGGGCACCTATCTGTACGAGGCTAATGAGGATTACTACCAGGGCGCTCCGAAGGTGAAGCAGCTCAAGTTCGTCAAGCTGAGCGAGGAGATGGCAGGGCCGGCGCTGAAGCGAGGCGAGGTCGATGCTGCGGCTGTGCCTCCAGAGGTCGCTGAGGGGCTCAGGGGCAGCTTCGTGGTTCTCGAGGGCGCGCACGACTGGCTCGCGAAGCTCATGATAAACCACAAGAAGGAGCCGTTCTCCGATGTCAGGTTCAGACAGGCTCTTGCGTATTCCATAGACAGGGAGAAGCTCGTTGAGATAGCCCAGCGCGGGTATGGTGTTCCTGCGAGCCCCGGCCTCTTCGCGCCTGACAGCGAGTGGTACAATCCGGATGTTGAGCAGTATGCCCATGATCCGGAGAAGGCGGGCGAGCTCCTGAAGGAGCTGGGGTATGAGAAGAAGGGGGTCTTCTTCGAGAAGGACGGAAAGACGCTGGAGGTTGAGCTTCTCGTCACATCGAGCAATGAGCGCGCTGGCGAGCTCATAAAAAGAGATCTGGAGGAGGCGGGCATAAAGGTCAACATGCGCAGCGTCGACTCGAAGACTCTTGATAACGCGGTCAACGAGTGGAACTTCGATCTCGCGCTCAGCGGGCACGGCGGAATGGGCGGAGATCCGGCGATACTGAACAAGGTGATCACAGGGTCTGGCTTCAACAGCGCCAGATACGATAACCAGGAGCTGAGTGATCTTCTCAAGAGGGAGATCTCGGAGATGGATCCGGAGAAGAGAAGAGAGCTGGTGAACGAGATACAGGAGGTCTACGCGAGAGAACTTCCAGCGCTCCCGCTCTACTACCCGACCAACTACTGGGCACACGACGGGAAGGTCGATCTCTTCTACACAAAGAACGGCGTTGGGAGCGGCGTGCCAATTCCGCTGAACAAGATGGCCTTCCTGGCCTGAATTTTTTTTGGAGGTGGATGATGAAGATACTGATATGCGGCAAGGGCGGTAGCGGTAAGAGCACAGTTTCAGCTCTTCTCGCCAGGGAGATTGCTGGAAGGGGCACGAGGGTTCTTGTGGTCGATGCTGACGAGTCCAACTTCGGAATTTACAGGATGCTCGGCTTTGATCAGCCGAAAGACTTCATGGAATCCTTAGGAGGAAAGAGGGCGCTCAGTGAGAGACTGATGCGTTTCATCAGATCCGAACGGAGAGAGGCGCTGAGCATAATTCCAGAGGAGTTCCAGATAAAGGATATACCTCCGGAGGTCGTGGTTGGTGATGAGATGGTAAAGCTCGTCGCCATAGGCAAGATCCACAACTTCGGCGAAGGGTGCGCGTGCCCCATGGGCGCTCTCGCCCGGGAGTTTCTGGAGAAGCTCAGGACCAATGGAGAATATGTGATCGTCGATACAGACGCTGGAATAGAGCACTTTGGGAGGGGTGTGGAGACAGGCTGCGATAAGATCGTGGCTGTCATAGATCCATGCTACGAGTCTGTACAGCTATCTGAGAAGATAGCTGAGATGGGCGAAAAGATTGGAAAAGATGTGTTTTTCATCGTGAACAGAATCGATGAGGACTCTGAGGACATCCTGGATATGATCGACAGGGACAGGGTCATCGGCGTGATACCGAAACGTAAGGATCTATTCAGGGCAAGCCTGACCGGCGGAGCACTCCCAGAGATCGCGATAATGGGAGAGATCGCCGACAGGCTGATCAGATAGATGGAACAACATAGTATCTCCTTCAGTCACAAGCTCCGGTCTTCAGGTCGGGCAGTTGGCAGATGGGATGAATGGACATGGAGAGCGAGATGGTACTAAGACCCATTGGGGTGATCCACACCCCCTTCACCAGCAGGGCCGAGGCGCCGCACCAGGGCAGGGTCTCCAGAGAGATCTGCGAGATCGAGATCTTTCCCGAGTTTGAGGATGGGCTGATGGATATTGAGAAATGCACGCATCTCATAGTGCTTTACTGGCTGGACAGAGCAGACAGAACGAAGCTCAGAGCTGTACCGCCTCATGACGGCCGTGTCCATGGGGTCTTTGCGACACGATCTCCTGATCGGCCGAATCCGGTGGCATTCAGCGTAGCGGAGCTGTTATCTGTGGAGGGGAGGAAGCTGCGGGTGAGAGGCCTGGATGCCCTCGACGGCACGCCGCTGATCGACATAAAACCATATTCTGCTGGGATCGATTGCGTTCCTGATGCGAGGATCGGGTGGTGGGATGAGAAGGAAGGAGTGAGCGCATGATCTCGGTGCACATCAAAACCGGAGCAGATTGAGAAGAAATCGCGGCAGCATGCTTGGCATGGCTTTTGTCAGCTGAAAAGCTGCATTCGCGCTCTTTCTCCACAGACCTCCAGGCACCAGCAGATTCCTGCCGGAAAGGGAAATAAAGAGCCTGTCGATCTCATCATCGCTCATCGATCTGAGACGCTCAAGCGATGCTCTCCCAAGGATGTACTCAAAACCAAGCTCCCGCCACCACCTCCTGCTGTACTCTGAGAGTCGCTCCCTGGATGGATCCCTTTCCAGAGCTGCTCTGCCTGCAACGTCTCCACATATCTCACCCGCACGCATCGAGTACGCAAGCCCGCTTTGGGCTGCAGCCCCGCCTGTGACCATTATACCATCATCAACAATCCTTCCTGGAAGTACGGCGATCGGGTCACCACCCCGCCTGGTCCCCAGGATCCTCATTCGCTCCAGGCCGGGATGTGACCCTGCCCTTCTGCTAATGAATTTCTTCAGGAACGTTTCCAGAAACCTCTGGACATCTCTTCCGTGTCGTCTAACAAAGACTCCCAGCGTGGCCATGTCTTCACCTGCTGGAGAGAACGTGGCCTTCCATCCAGGAGCTATGCTCCCCACCCAGTACTCGAACCGGTCCTCCTCGCCGATGCCCGGATGGCGCACATCGACCTCAATCGCCCAGGCCACGTCATCGGGGTGACGCATGGTTTTGATTCCCAGAGACGATGCGAGCTGTGAATCCACACCCGCAGCATCTATGACGATCCTGGCATCGATCACATCTCCTGTGGACAGAAAAAGCTCCATTCCATCCGCGGATCTAGATACAGACCTGACTTCTGATTCGATGATCTCTGCTCCATAATCTGCTGCGGAATTCAGGTAGTGAGCGTAAAACCCCTTCCTGTCCAGGAAGTGGCCCCCCGCATCGATCTCAAGGCTGTGGCCCGATGGAGATATCAGCCGCATGCCTCTGACCTGGTGAATGGAGAATGGCTCCACATTCAGGCATGCAGCAGACGCCATCCCCTCAAAGATGGTGTTGGCATTGGGCACCGATGTGAGATCCCTGTCAATGAGCACTGTCCTCGCGTCGGTGCGGGCAGAGCTTGCTGCAGCAGAGAGACCTGCTGGCGAGGCGCCAACAACAGCAACATCGAACTTCATCTTTCTCATGGATCACCCGGCGGCATCTGTCGAGCAGATCATCCCGAGCATCATCCGATCTGCATAACACGAACACTGCATCATGCGGATCTAATCTTGCATAGGAGATCTGCTTGAAGGGATCTTTCGGGCCACCATGCTTCATGGCTGTTTATACATTCATCGGTTATTCTGTAGTGTTCCCCTCAACCAATGACTGTAGAGTTTTTTCTAACGATCCCGCTATGCTGCGATCGTATCAACGAATTCAAACGGTAGTACTTCAAAATCAATTCCCTTATGGGGCCATCGCGATTTGAACGCGAGTCACAGGACCCCCAGTCCTGTAG from Methanothrix thermoacetophila PT includes the following:
- a CDS encoding GIY-YIG nuclease family protein codes for the protein MRGIYTLILGLEHVIRIRVGSIGEILFPEGYYAYTGSARGPGGFKRISRHVAVMNGDNSTRRWHIDYLLPHATLRDVITTATDMDLECEAAKRIGAYCISVPRFGCTDCRCPSHLHYSSSYTEMLSACRKAHRDLLRDL
- the mmp10 gene encoding methyl coenzyme M reductase-arginine methyltransferase Mmp10 (Mmp10 (methanogenesis marker protein 10) is a cobalamin-requiring radical SAM methyltransferase that creates the methylarginine modification to methyl coenzyme M reductase.), whose product is MEILADVGGRPGIDCGGFCTYCYFRGVKPVPPFGCKHCLPFRKGCDYCTRAIIEGYPGFKPLDAVVFDVAQASYGATPEKVTISGGGDLSCYPNLLKLVRILGQKNVPIHLGYTSGKGFKRGDEADELVDAGVREVSFTVFATDPELRRKYMHDKHPEAALSNLRIFCERCDVYAAAVLLKGVNDGEVLERTCQDLEDMGAKGLILMRFANHPEQGLILGNAPIIPGQDVHTVEEFRCIVTEMNQRYSIRITGTPLWDPETKAPFSLAHNTDRLRSLPELKRSATIVTGSIAAPLLERIFSALGRDVNVVATKKDVACLMTIDDLRDIDLSRVKRTVVIPGRMLAHEREVKKELSRDGIDRLIVRGPDRLTVDGEMSISMTEEEVIELELEAFAELIDEINALGV
- a CDS encoding FmdE family protein gives rise to the protein MMRYVLSSICITLVLISCAFADDAMIQEIGVKAAEKAMSELSFQKGDENILVLTNAGYAIVSGMTTQKALKGITETAGCSHGDGNLFQVLRPHWKPLWFYFFDKNSKEALYLEVKPEALSMSLEELKAASDDAVFSKISKANVDLDYLLNNTDEGNRTFNEKLFNGNEFSLVGISNVWARNASFDFIQATSFHDHLCPGVTSGYMIAKYVERELPINSSAESYKVIAVPPWCKDDALQILWDATVGKSGIFVMALTDTEKNALKAKYNQSDVAGIFVRWNDTAKQGDALVLSFNWTRMYELTETKDWKGPSWAPKLVMDVRMMDYWDEPEIAVSVIKRFQVDQNMLAQLQNAGMHPLKVAGVM
- a CDS encoding ABC transporter substrate-binding protein, with protein sequence MSRLVKILCTAMLISLLLPAVAEEIPVYTIADTTGDWGYPSPYLHYSRGPGYVRMSFIFDTLVWKDQNGFVPALAESWEYLKDENAYIFNLNPNAKWHDGEPFTADDVVFTINYIKEHPYQWVDSSTVDRAEKIDDHTVKIYLAKPYAPFLDQVAGTLPILPEHIYIDVTKPEDFQDAKALTGTGPFKLVDYNKAQGTYLYEANEDYYQGAPKVKQLKFVKLSEEMAGPALKRGEVDAAAVPPEVAEGLRGSFVVLEGAHDWLAKLMINHKKEPFSDVRFRQALAYSIDREKLVEIAQRGYGVPASPGLFAPDSEWYNPDVEQYAHDPEKAGELLKELGYEKKGVFFEKDGKTLEVELLVTSSNERAGELIKRDLEEAGIKVNMRSVDSKTLDNAVNEWNFDLALSGHGGMGGDPAILNKVITGSGFNSARYDNQELSDLLKREISEMDPEKRRELVNEIQEVYARELPALPLYYPTNYWAHDGKVDLFYTKNGVGSGVPIPLNKMAFLA
- a CDS encoding ATP-binding protein, encoding MKILICGKGGSGKSTVSALLAREIAGRGTRVLVVDADESNFGIYRMLGFDQPKDFMESLGGKRALSERLMRFIRSERREALSIIPEEFQIKDIPPEVVVGDEMVKLVAIGKIHNFGEGCACPMGALAREFLEKLRTNGEYVIVDTDAGIEHFGRGVETGCDKIVAVIDPCYESVQLSEKIAEMGEKIGKDVFFIVNRIDEDSEDILDMIDRDRVIGVIPKRKDLFRASLTGGALPEIAIMGEIADRLIR
- the tsaA gene encoding tRNA (N6-threonylcarbamoyladenosine(37)-N6)-methyltransferase TrmO, whose translation is MESEMVLRPIGVIHTPFTSRAEAPHQGRVSREICEIEIFPEFEDGLMDIEKCTHLIVLYWLDRADRTKLRAVPPHDGRVHGVFATRSPDRPNPVAFSVAELLSVEGRKLRVRGLDALDGTPLIDIKPYSAGIDCVPDARIGWWDEKEGVSA
- a CDS encoding NAD(P)/FAD-dependent oxidoreductase: MRKMKFDVAVVGASPAGLSAAASSARTDARTVLIDRDLTSVPNANTIFEGMASAACLNVEPFSIHQVRGMRLISPSGHSLEIDAGGHFLDRKGFYAHYLNSAADYGAEIIESEVRSVSRSADGMELFLSTGDVIDARIVIDAAGVDSQLASSLGIKTMRHPDDVAWAIEVDVRHPGIGEEDRFEYWVGSIAPGWKATFSPAGEDMATLGVFVRRHGRDVQRFLETFLKKFISRRAGSHPGLERMRILGTRRGGDPIAVLPGRIVDDGIMVTGGAAAQSGLAYSMRAGEICGDVAGRAALERDPSRERLSEYSRRWWRELGFEYILGRASLERLRSMSDDEIDRLFISLSGRNLLVPGGLWRKSANAAFQLTKAMPSMLPRFLLNLLRF